TGCGTTCGTGCGTGACGCCGGTGGCCGGGGTGGTCGGCCGCGAGGTCACCACCATCGAGGCCATCGAAGCCGATGCCGTGGGCAAGCGGGTCGTCACCACCTGGGTCGACCTGCAGGTCGCCCAGTGTGGCTACTGCCAGTCCGGACAGGTGATGGCGGCCACGGCGCTGCTCAAGCAGAACCCCCAGCCGAGCGACGCGCAGATCCAGGCGGCGATGGTCAATCTGTGCCGCTGCGGAACCTACAACGCCATTCATGCCGCCATGCGTGAGCTGGCCGGCAGGAGGACCCCGGCATGAAGCCCGCTATCGATCCTTCCCTCCAGGCAGCGGCGCTGGCCCTGCAGGATCCGGTCAATCTGTCGCGCAGACGCTTTTTGACCGGCACCGCCGTCGGCGCGCTGGTACTGGGGTTCGGCCTGCCGCTGGGGTCGCCCCGAGTGCAAGCGGCGGCGACTGCCGCGCGCGGCACCCAGGTTCCGGCGTTTCTGGAAATCCGCCCGGACAACCGCGTGCGCCTGCTGTGCCCGTTCATGGAAGGCGGCCAGGGTACCTTCACCGCGATGGCGCAGATCGTCGGTGAAGAACTGGACGCCGATCCGGCGAGCTTCCTGGTGGAGGCGGCACCCCCCGGCGAGGCCTATGTGGTCATGGACAACGGCATGCGCATCACCGGCGGCAGCATGTCGGTGCGCATGAGTTACCCGGTGATGCGTCGCCTCGGTGCCCTGGCCCGCGCCATGCTGCTGCAGGCGGGTGCATTGCAGCTGGGGGTGGCGGTGAGCGAGTTGAGCACCGAGCCTGGCAAGGTGCTGCATGCCGCGTCGGGCCGCTCGCTGACCTACGGTGAACTGGCCGAGCGGGCGATGGACCTGCCGGTTCCCGATCCTGCCTCGGTGCAACTGCGCGACCCGAGCCGGTTCCGCTGGATCGGCAAGCCGGTCAAGCGCGTCGACGCCTATGACAAGTCCACGGGCAAGGCGCTCTACAGCATCGATCTGCAGGTCGACGGCATGCTGCATGCCGCCGTTCAGCATGCCCCCCGCCTGGGCATGACCGTGGGCGGCCTGCGCAACGAAGAGCAGGTCAAGGCGATGAAGGGCGTGCACTCCGTGCATCGTCTGCCGGGCGCCGTGGCGGTGGTCGCCGAGCGCTGGTGGCACGCCAGGCGCGCGGTGGAAGCGATTCAGGTCGACTGGCTGGAGCCATCGGCCGACAGCAAGGTGCGGCCGATGCCCAAGGACTTTTCCAGCGACGGCTGGATCCAGCGCCTTGCCAACGAAAAGGGCCCGGCCCGGGACGACGAAAACCAGGGCGACGTGGCTTCGATTCTGGCCGCCGCCAAGACCCGGATCGACGCCACCTACCACAACCAATACCTGAACCACGGGCAGCTGGAACCGCCTTCTGCCCTGGCCAGATTCAACCCCGACGGTTCGCTGGAGGTCTGGCTGCCGAACCAGGCGCCGGACATGTTCCTGGCGGACATTGCCAAGCGCACCGGGCTGGATCCGTCGCGCATCACCTTGCATTCGCCATTGCTGGGGGGATTCTTCGGGCGGCATTTCCTCTACGACTCAGCCAGCCCCTATCCCCAGGCGATCGAGCTGTCCAAGGCGGTTGGCCGTCCGGTGAAACTGATCTGGAGTCGGGAGGAAGAGTTCCTGCGTGACGTGCTGCGTCCGGTGGCGGCGGTGAATTTCCGCGCCGCGCTGGATAACGACGGCTGGCCCCTGGCAATCGAAGCCATCAGCGCCACCGAGGGGCCGACCGAGGCCATCGCCGGCCGCCAAGGTGAGAAGCTCGACCCCACGGCGCTGGAAGGCTTGTCGGGCAAGTCCTACGCGATCCCCCACAAGCGGATAGCGCAGATCTACGTCAAGGGCCCGGCCATGTTGGGTTACTGGCGTTCGGTGGGTAACTCCCTCAACGACTTCTTCTACGAAGCCTTTCTTGACGAGCTGGCCGACAAGGGTGGCAAGGACCCCTTCGAACTGCGCCTGCATTTGCTGCGCGACAACCAGCGCCTGACCACCCTGCTGCAGGCGGTGGGTGAACTGTCGGGGGGCTGGAAGCGCGGGCCCTTTACCGCCGAGGACGGCACCCGGCGGACGCGGGGCGTGGCCATGGCGTCGCCGTTCGGCACCCAGACCGCGGTGATCGCCGAAGTCTCCATCGAGAACGGGCAGGTCAAGGTGCACGACATCTGGCAGGCGATCGACCCCGGCAGCATCGTCAACCCGGCGATTGTCGAGGCTCAAGTCAACGGCGCCGTGGCGCTGGGGCTGTCGCAGACCCTGGTGGAAGAATCGGTGTGGGTCGATGGCAAGCCTCGGGCTCGCAACTACGACTTGTATCCGATCCTGCCGCCTGCGCGGATGGCTCGGGTGCACGTGCGAGTCGTCGAGAGCGGGGAAAAGATGGGCGGTATCGGCGAACCGCCGTTGCCCGCGGTTGCGCCGGCCGTCGCGAACGCGGTGGCGGCACTGACCGGGCAGCGGGTCCGCAGCCTGCCCATGAGCCGACACACCTTCACCTGATCAGCGCCGGAGCGTCCATGAATAACCGCCGATTCGCAAGAACCGCTGGCTGGCTGACGGTGTCATGCCTGGTCGTGGCCGGCCTGCTGGCCTGGTACGTCACTCGCCAGCCCGCCTCGCCTCTTGCCAGCCACCCGATCACTGCGGCCGAGCTCGACCCGGCGCTGGTCGCCCGCGGCGAATACGTCGCCAGGCTCAGCGATTGCGTGGCTTGCCACAGCGTGCCGGGCGGCGCGCCGTTCGCCGGTGGCCTGGAAATGGCCACGCCGCTGGGCGCGATCCATGCGACCAATATCACGCCGGACACCGAAACCGGCATCGGCCACTACAGCCTGGCGGACTTCGACCGGGCGCTGCGCCACGGCGTGGCACCCGGCGCCCGCCGTTTGTACCCGGCGATGCCCTATCCGTCCTACGCCAAGCTCAGCGACGACGACGTGCGGGCGCTGTACGCGTTCTTCATGAAGGGCGTGGCGCCGGTCAGACAGGCGAACATCCCCAGCGCCATTCCCTGGCCGCTGAACCTGCGCTGGCCGATTGCACTGTGGAACGCGGTGTTCGTCGACGCTGAGCCCTACGTGGCCAAAACGAAGCAGGACGATGTGTGGAACCGCGGCGCGTACCTCGTCCAGGGCCCCGGACATTGCGGCAGTTGTCATACGCCTCGGGGCCTGGCGTTCAATGAAAAGGCGCTGGATGAGTCCGCAGCGCCGTTTCTCGCCGGCGCCTTGCTCGATGGCTGGTATGCGCCAAGCCTGCGTGGCGACCACAACACGGGCCTGGGCCGCTGGAGCGAAGCGCAGATCGTGCAGTTCCTCAAGACCGGCCGCAATGAGCACGCAGTGGTCTATGGCTCGATGACCGAAGCGTTCAACAATTCCACGCAGTTCATGACCGATCAGGACCTGATGGCCATTGCCCGTTACCTCAAGTCGCTGCCCGGGGATCGCCAGCGCGACGGCACGCCCTGGCAGTATCAAGAGCTGTCGACCGCGACGGCGCTGGACGCTCCTGGCGCCCACACCTACCTGACGCACTGCGCCTCGTGCCACGGCCCGGACGGCAAGGGGCAAGCCGAATGGATACCGCCGCTGGCGGGGGCGACCTCTGCCCTGGCCGGGGAAAGCGCCTCGGCGATCAACATCACCCTGAACGCTTCGCAGCGTGTCGTGGCCGCGGGAGTGCCGGACGCCTATCGCATGCCGGCCTTGCGTGAACAGTTGTCGGATCAGCAGATCGCCGAGGTCCTGACCTTCGTGCGCAGCGCCTGGGGCAATCACGGCAGCGCCGTCCAGGCCCAGGCAGTGAGCCAGTTGCGTCGGCACACCGATCCGGCCAGCAGCAGCCCGATCATCCTGCACATGCGCTAGAGGAGAGCCGGATGGAAAGCATCGACTTGCAAGTCCTGCGCACTGCACGAGACTGGCGCGCCGCCGCGGAACCGGTGTTGCTGGTCACGGTGGCCCGCACCTGGGGCTCCTCACCGCGCCCGGTGGGGTCGATGATGGCCTTGCGTGGAGATGGGCGGGTGGTAGGCAGCGTGTCCGGCGGCTGCATCGAGGACGACTTGATCCATCGCTATTGCACCGTCCATGGCGGCGCCGGGCTCAAGGACGGCGTGCCTGAGGTGGTGCAGTATGGCGTCAGCGCCGACGACGCCCATCGCTTCGGCTTGCCCTGCGGCGGCACCCTGCAGCTGGTTCTCGAATTCAACCCGTCGAGGTCATCGCTGGATGAACTGCTCGCTGCGCTCGACAGCGGACGCCTGATACGTCGGGGCCTGACTCTGGCCAGCAATGAGGTGACGCTGACCGCCACGGCGACACCCGTGCAGTTCAGTTTCGACGGCCGGCAGATGTTCAATACCCTGGGGCCGGCGTATCGGCTGCTGATGATCGGCGCCGGCGCACTGGCCGAGTATCTGGCCACCATGGCCTTGTTCAACGGCTTCAGGGTCGCGGTTTGCGACCCTCGTCCGGAATACATCGAAACCTGGGCGGTACAGGGCGTGGAGCGCATCATCGGCATGCCCGACGACGTGGTCCGCGACTTTGCCGTCGACCTGAGAACCTGCATCGTCGCCTTGAGCCATGACCCCAAACTCGACGATCTCGCACTCCTCGAAGCCCTCCACGGCCCGGCGTTCTACATCGGCGCCATCGGCTCGCGGCGCAACAGCCAACTGCGCCGCGAACGCCTGATCGAGCATTTTGGTGAAACCCCGGCCTCACTCGAGCGCCTGCACGGACCGATCGGCATCTACATCGGCAGCAAGACACCTGCGGAAATCGCCGTCAGCGTGATGGCCGAGATCCTTGCCGCCAAGAATGGCGCCAGCTTGCCGGGCGCCTTCAGCGTCGCCCAGGCCAAGCACGCCATTGAGTCTGTGGCCTTGTCGTCCTAGTCCCCCGCCCCGCCGACTGCCTGCGCGGCGCGGTGGATATCCGCGCTCGGGGTGCAACGTCTGCAGCAGTTGGCGCCGTTTTCCAGCACGTTTGCATGCTGTCCGATAAACGCTGCTGAATATTGTGCTCGTCCCTCAACGCAGTAATATTTCCGCTCCAGCCCCCCATGCCAACGCTTATCAAGGATTGATACATGAGACTGTTCCGGCCGCGTTTTGCCCTCCCCGCCGCGTTGCTGCTTACCCTTTCCCTCTCCGGCTGCATGTCCGATCTCGATTCGGGCGCCTACGGCAGCATGGACGATCCGCGCTACGCGCAGCTGCTGGACCAGGTGGACGCAGCGCTCAAGGCGAACATGGCGGTGGTGCTGGTGGCCGACGTGATGCCGCACAAGTCGCTGAGCGATGCACTGACCATGACGCAATGGACGCCGACGGCGATCTGGGAATACGAGAAGGATCCAAAGGTGACCTTCGGCCGCAAGTTCCAGACCAATGCACTGCAGCGAAAACCCGGTGAAACCTATCTGTTCAAGGCCTTCGAAGTGCACATCCTGCCGCCCGGCAAATACCTGCTGACCGGCGGCGATGACTACCAGATCCGCGGCTTGCTCGACCAGGTCGGCGCCCGCAGCGGCCCGCCCGGTTCCGGCCGTGGCGCCAACGGCACGGCGTACCTGTCCCCCGAGCTGTATCGCGAGTACTACCGAGAAGAGGTCTGGAAGGACGCCACCTACGGCAGCGAGACCAAGACCGAGACGGTCTGTACCGCCGTGCTCAGGGCGTCGGGTGCCTGCGTGAGCTGGGGTGAACAGCAATATACCCAGACGACCGCGGGCGCACCGGCCGGCTATTACCAACAAACCGACTCGCGCGACGTTCCCGCGATCAAGGTCCAGGCGCGCTTGCCGGTGGACAAGGCGCTCGCCAGCTTCACCCTGCAAGGCGGGCAATTGCTGCTGGCCCCGCGCATGCACCTGAAGACCCCTGGCTACAAGTACCAACAGTCCAAGTGCCGGGCGGTCGATCCGCGGAAGATCGAGTGTCCGCTCGACAACCTGACCATCTACACCTGGCCGGCGCCGATGAGCTTTGCCCAGAATCTCATTGAGCAACGCAGCCTGAGCGAGAAGCACCGGCACCTTTTGTCCAGGCTCCAGCCCATGCAGATCACGCCGCTGGGCAAGCAAGGCATGGAGGATCCCGTCTGGGGCGTACCGCTGTCGTTGTCCAGGTAAAGGCAACCGAAGCCTTCGCGTGGCTCCAGTGGCGCAGCGCCTTCGCCAACGCCAGGAATCATCAAGTGCAACAGATGGAGCCCATGTTCAAGCCCGCGAATGGTGATGCGGTGAACAACGGCGGGGCGCTGGCCGGCCTCCCCTCCGGGTCCGGTCCAGCGCCGGGCTTCTCGTACCCGCCCACCCTTTTCCCTGTTATGGTTGCGCCCTTCAACCAGATGGCAGGAAGCGGTCGGGAATGGATTCAACGAAAACACTGGCAGTGGTTTTGCTGGCATTGGCCAGCACTTCAGTGGTGGCCCACGAGAATAATGATCCCGTCGAAAAAGCGATGTTCATCACGACGGTCGCCCCCCTCCTGACTGTTAGCGGAACCACTGCGCTAACGGTCTACGGCCCGGGAAGCATGAAATCGGCCAAGGCCGACGCGCTCGCATTCATCGGCTCGGATGGCCAGATTCGCGGCGCCCAATTTGAACAAGCCGTGCGCTACTACCACTCGGCCTACGGCCAGCCGCACATGACCGATCAACAGTTGGCCCTGGCCATCGCAACGTTGCCCTGAAGGCCGCCCCCTTGCCCCAGGGCCGAAGCGGACCTGCACACGCTTCATTGCCCTGCTCCACGCTGATCAATGTTGGTCTTTTGCCAGTGCCGCGCCACTTCAGCCCAGGACAGCGCGCCCTCTACCTATCAAAGCCGATCACTCAGTACCGCACTCAACTGCGGGCCGCCTATTCTCATGTCCCACGGCCTGATGACGGAGGAAGGAACAACCACCGTCCAACCCAAAGGAAAAATGATGAAATCGCTACCCGTGCCACGGTCAATTGTGGGTGAGTCGCTATAACTGCGCCCGCTGCAGGCCACAGACTTCGAGTCGCTGTACAACGTCGCATCCGATCCCTTGGTTTGGGCCCAGCATCCAAGCCCAATGCGCTATCAGGCACCTGTTTTCCGCGAGTGGTTTGACCAGGCACTTGCTTCACAGTGCGCGCTCGTCGTTCTTGATCGCAGCAACAACCGGGTGGCTGCACCTGTTCAGCGATCAGAAAGCCAGTACGTTGCAAGCGTTCATCCCGGACTGCCGGCGCCGAGCACCACGCTTTGGTCCAGTAACCGTAAATGCACTGTTGGTTCATTGCCCAAGGTTAGGCTGGACGGGAATCAGATCCTGAACTTCTGCGCAAGAGTAGGTGTTGGAATAGTCGTAGAATTTCGGCCTTAATTCGGAGCCGTAACTCATGCATTGGAACGCAGACGAGCCTTTTTGCAAGATTAGAAAGTGAACCGTGCCGACTCTTGCTGGCGACTGGTAGGCGGCTTTGATCTCATAGCCACTGCGTAACAGATCGGTCACCTTTTGAGTTTCCGCCAAGGCCAATGTGCTAGTGACTAGTAGGCCCAGCAGCGAGATGCTCAGGGCATTTTTTGCAATACGATTCGTTCTTGGCATGAATCCGTCATCCGTGAAGGGAAAATGCCAAGTTACCTAAGTTCAACAAAACCGTCACGGCCCAAGCAAGCTGAGTCGTAAAACTCAGCGGACTGGCCACACTCCGACAGGACTGGTCCAGAAGAGTCCAACAAGCGCGAGCTGCAAAACCTACTCGATTTCTTCAATGACCCACCGGCACCGCTCGAGGATATTGAGCCGCAACATGTGCAGCAATATCTATGGGAACGAGGAAAGACCGCGCCGGTTCGGGCGAACAAGGAAAAGGCGCTGCTCAGCGCTATCTGGAACTTTGCACGCGAGTGCGGATACACCGCGCTGGCCAACCCCTGTGCCGGGGTAAAGGGACATAAGGAGAGCGGCCCTGACGTGTACGTCGAGGATGAAATATTCGCGGCTGTCTAGGCGAAGAGTGATCAGCCACTCAAAGACGCCCTGTATCTCTTCTATCTAACCGCACGCGAAGCGCAGCAGTGGCGTACTGGATGAAACCTTCCAGGGTCGCATCGGCAACGTCGGCGCCGATGATCTGGGAGAACTCGTCCACCGGACGGCCGCGGTGCTTGAACGCCTCTTCGGCGGTCTGGTATGCCCACTCGCTCGGCCCCGACGGCTCCG
This genomic stretch from Pseudomonas sp. Os17 harbors:
- a CDS encoding (2Fe-2S)-binding protein, which codes for MELRINQKTYQVDADADTPLLWVIRDDLGLTGTKYGCGLAQCGACSVLVDGNVVRSCVTPVAGVVGREVTTIEAIEADAVGKRVVTTWVDLQVAQCGYCQSGQVMAATALLKQNPQPSDAQIQAAMVNLCRCGTYNAIHAAMRELAGRRTPA
- a CDS encoding xanthine dehydrogenase family protein molybdopterin-binding subunit codes for the protein MKPAIDPSLQAAALALQDPVNLSRRRFLTGTAVGALVLGFGLPLGSPRVQAAATAARGTQVPAFLEIRPDNRVRLLCPFMEGGQGTFTAMAQIVGEELDADPASFLVEAAPPGEAYVVMDNGMRITGGSMSVRMSYPVMRRLGALARAMLLQAGALQLGVAVSELSTEPGKVLHAASGRSLTYGELAERAMDLPVPDPASVQLRDPSRFRWIGKPVKRVDAYDKSTGKALYSIDLQVDGMLHAAVQHAPRLGMTVGGLRNEEQVKAMKGVHSVHRLPGAVAVVAERWWHARRAVEAIQVDWLEPSADSKVRPMPKDFSSDGWIQRLANEKGPARDDENQGDVASILAAAKTRIDATYHNQYLNHGQLEPPSALARFNPDGSLEVWLPNQAPDMFLADIAKRTGLDPSRITLHSPLLGGFFGRHFLYDSASPYPQAIELSKAVGRPVKLIWSREEEFLRDVLRPVAAVNFRAALDNDGWPLAIEAISATEGPTEAIAGRQGEKLDPTALEGLSGKSYAIPHKRIAQIYVKGPAMLGYWRSVGNSLNDFFYEAFLDELADKGGKDPFELRLHLLRDNQRLTTLLQAVGELSGGWKRGPFTAEDGTRRTRGVAMASPFGTQTAVIAEVSIENGQVKVHDIWQAIDPGSIVNPAIVEAQVNGAVALGLSQTLVEESVWVDGKPRARNYDLYPILPPARMARVHVRVVESGEKMGGIGEPPLPAVAPAVANAVAALTGQRVRSLPMSRHTFT
- a CDS encoding c-type cytochrome gives rise to the protein MNNRRFARTAGWLTVSCLVVAGLLAWYVTRQPASPLASHPITAAELDPALVARGEYVARLSDCVACHSVPGGAPFAGGLEMATPLGAIHATNITPDTETGIGHYSLADFDRALRHGVAPGARRLYPAMPYPSYAKLSDDDVRALYAFFMKGVAPVRQANIPSAIPWPLNLRWPIALWNAVFVDAEPYVAKTKQDDVWNRGAYLVQGPGHCGSCHTPRGLAFNEKALDESAAPFLAGALLDGWYAPSLRGDHNTGLGRWSEAQIVQFLKTGRNEHAVVYGSMTEAFNNSTQFMTDQDLMAIARYLKSLPGDRQRDGTPWQYQELSTATALDAPGAHTYLTHCASCHGPDGKGQAEWIPPLAGATSALAGESASAINITLNASQRVVAAGVPDAYRMPALREQLSDQQIAEVLTFVRSAWGNHGSAVQAQAVSQLRRHTDPASSSPIILHMR
- a CDS encoding XdhC family protein, encoding MESIDLQVLRTARDWRAAAEPVLLVTVARTWGSSPRPVGSMMALRGDGRVVGSVSGGCIEDDLIHRYCTVHGGAGLKDGVPEVVQYGVSADDAHRFGLPCGGTLQLVLEFNPSRSSLDELLAALDSGRLIRRGLTLASNEVTLTATATPVQFSFDGRQMFNTLGPAYRLLMIGAGALAEYLATMALFNGFRVAVCDPRPEYIETWAVQGVERIIGMPDDVVRDFAVDLRTCIVALSHDPKLDDLALLEALHGPAFYIGAIGSRRNSQLRRERLIEHFGETPASLERLHGPIGIYIGSKTPAEIAVSVMAEILAAKNGASLPGAFSVAQAKHAIESVALSS
- a CDS encoding DUF2388 domain-containing protein; amino-acid sequence: MDSTKTLAVVLLALASTSVVAHENNDPVEKAMFITTVAPLLTVSGTTALTVYGPGSMKSAKADALAFIGSDGQIRGAQFEQAVRYYHSAYGQPHMTDQQLALAIATLP